The following coding sequences lie in one Polyodon spathula isolate WHYD16114869_AA chromosome 15, ASM1765450v1, whole genome shotgun sequence genomic window:
- the LOC121327945 gene encoding T-complex protein 1 subunit theta isoform X2, whose amino-acid sequence MALHVPKAPGFAQMLKDGAKHYSGLEEAVFRNIQACKELAQTTRTAYGPNGMNKMVINHLEKLFVTNDAATILRELEVQHPAARMIVMASHMQEQEVGDGTNFVLVFAGALLELAEELLRMGLSVSEVIEGYEMACKKALEILPDCVCSSAKNLSDVEEASSLIRTAVMSKQYGNEDFLSKLIAQACVSIFPESGNFNVDGVRVCKIVGSGLTASSVLHGMVFKRETEGDVTSVKDAKIAVFSCPFDCMVTETKGTVLIKNAEELMSFSRGEEDMMESQVKAIADAGATVVVTGGKVADMALHYANKYQLMVVRMNSKWDLRRLCKTVGAVALPRLTPPTPEEMGHCDSVYLTEVGDTQVVVFKHEKEEGAISTLVIRGSTNNLMDDIERAVDDGVNTFKVLVRDKRLVPGAGATEIELAKHITSYGESCPGLEQYAIKKFAEAFEAIPRALAENSGVKGNELISKLYAVHQEGNKNIGFDIEGEGAAVIDMLEAGILDPYLVKHWGIKLATNSAVTVLRVDQIIMAKPAGGPKAPQAKKDWDEDQE is encoded by the exons ATGGCTCTTCACGTACCAAAGGCACCGGGCTTTGCCCAAATGTTAAAGGATGGCGCTAAG CATTACTCTGGACTTGAAGAGGCAGTCTTCAGAAATATCCAAGCCTGTAAAGAACTGGCCCAGACCACACGCACAGCCTATGGACCAAatg GCATGAATAAAATGGTCATCAACCACTTGGAAAAACTCTTTGTCACAAATGATGCAGCCACTATTCTACGAGAATTGGAG GTTCAGCACCCTGCAGCTAGAATGATCGTTATGGCATCACACATGCAAGAACAAGAGGTTGGGGATGGAACAAACTTTGTTCTGGTGTTTGCAGGAGCCCTTCTTGAACTTGCAGAAGAGCTTCTCAGAATGGGTCTTTCTGTCTCAGAG GTGATTGAAGGCTATGAAATGGCTTGCAAAAAAGCTCTGGAGATTCTCCCAGACTGTGTATGTTCTTCTGCAAAGAACCTTTCTGATGTTGAAGAGGCGTCTTCTCTGATCCGCACTGCAGTAATGAGCAAACAATATGGCAATGAAGACTTTCTGTCAAAGCTCATTGCACAGGCCTGTg TGTCTATTTTTCCTGAATCTGGTAATTTCAACGTGGATGGAGTCCGAGTGTGTAAGATTGTG GGCTCTGGACTGACTGCTTCCTCAGTTTTGCATGGAATGGTATTTAAAAGAGAAACTGAAGGAGATGTCACCTCTGTCAAAGATGCAAAAATCGCTGTGTTTTCCTGTCCATTTGACTGCATGGTAACAGAGACCAAG GGGACAGTATTGATAAAGAATGCAGAGGAACTAATGAGCTTCAGCAGGGGAGAGGAAGATATGATGGAATCTCAAGTAAAAGCCATTGCAGATGCTGGTGCCACTGTGGTGGTAACAGGGGGCAAAGTGGCTGATATGGCTCTTCACTATGCCAATAAGTACCAACTGATGGTAGTCAG GATGAACTCCAAATGGGATTTAAGAAGGTTATGCAAAACAGTGGGTGCCGTGGCGCTTCCCAGACTG acaCCACCTACTCCAGAAGAGATGGGACATTGTGATAGTGTTTACCTGACAGAAGTTGGTGACACGCAAGTGGTGGTCTTCAAGCATG aaAAAGAGGAAGGTGCAATTTCCACACTTGTAATCCGCGGCTCTACAAATAATTTAATGGATGACATTGAAAGGGCAGTTGATGATGGAGTAAACACATTCAAAGTTCTTGTAAGG gACAAGCGTCTTGTTCCTGGTGCTGGTGCAACTGAGATTGAACTGGCTAAGCACATTACTTCTTATGGAGAG TCTTGCCCAGGTCTTGAACAATATGCTATCAAGAAATTTGCAGAGGCTTTTGAAGCCATTCCGCGTGCTCTTGCAGAGAACTCTGGTGTCAAGGGCAATGAACTTATCTCCAAACTGTATGCTGTCCATCAAGAAGGGAACAAAAATATTGGATTTGATATTGAG GGTGAAGGTGCAGCTGTGATAGACATGCTGGAAGCTGGTATCTTAGACCCATACCTTGTGAAACACTGGGGAATCAAACTGGCCACAAATTCTGCTGTCACGGTACTTCGAGTTGATCAG atAATTATGGCAAAACCAGCAGGAGGACCCAAAGCACCACAAGCTAAGAAAGACTGGGATGAAGACCAAGAGTGA
- the LOC121327945 gene encoding T-complex protein 1 subunit theta isoform X1, protein MALHVPKAPGFAQMLKDGAKHYSGLEEAVFRNIQACKELAQTTRTAYGPNGMNKMVINHLEKLFVTNDAATILRELEVQHPAARMIVMASHMQEQEVGDGTNFVLVFAGALLELAEELLRMGLSVSEVIEGYEMACKKALEILPDCVCSSAKNLSDVEEASSLIRTAVMSKQYGNEDFLSKLIAQACVSIFPESGNFNVDGVRVCKIVGSGLTASSVLHGMVFKRETEGDVTSVKDAKIAVFSCPFDCMVTETKGTVLIKNAEELMSFSRGEEDMMESQVKAIADAGATVVVTGGKVADMALHYANKYQLMVVRMNSKWDLRRLCKTVGAVALPRLTPPTPEEMGHCDSVYLTEVGDTQVVVFKHEKEEGAISTLVIRGSTNNLMDDIERAVDDGVNTFKVLVRDKRLVPGAGATEIELAKHITSYGESCPGLEQYAIKKFAEAFEAIPRALAENSGVKGNELISKLYAVHQEGNKNIGFDIEGEGAAVIDMLEAGILDPYLVKHWGIKLATNSAVTVLRVDQIIMAKPAGGPKAPKQQGHWDKDSWEDEPDKFDSHY, encoded by the exons ATGGCTCTTCACGTACCAAAGGCACCGGGCTTTGCCCAAATGTTAAAGGATGGCGCTAAG CATTACTCTGGACTTGAAGAGGCAGTCTTCAGAAATATCCAAGCCTGTAAAGAACTGGCCCAGACCACACGCACAGCCTATGGACCAAatg GCATGAATAAAATGGTCATCAACCACTTGGAAAAACTCTTTGTCACAAATGATGCAGCCACTATTCTACGAGAATTGGAG GTTCAGCACCCTGCAGCTAGAATGATCGTTATGGCATCACACATGCAAGAACAAGAGGTTGGGGATGGAACAAACTTTGTTCTGGTGTTTGCAGGAGCCCTTCTTGAACTTGCAGAAGAGCTTCTCAGAATGGGTCTTTCTGTCTCAGAG GTGATTGAAGGCTATGAAATGGCTTGCAAAAAAGCTCTGGAGATTCTCCCAGACTGTGTATGTTCTTCTGCAAAGAACCTTTCTGATGTTGAAGAGGCGTCTTCTCTGATCCGCACTGCAGTAATGAGCAAACAATATGGCAATGAAGACTTTCTGTCAAAGCTCATTGCACAGGCCTGTg TGTCTATTTTTCCTGAATCTGGTAATTTCAACGTGGATGGAGTCCGAGTGTGTAAGATTGTG GGCTCTGGACTGACTGCTTCCTCAGTTTTGCATGGAATGGTATTTAAAAGAGAAACTGAAGGAGATGTCACCTCTGTCAAAGATGCAAAAATCGCTGTGTTTTCCTGTCCATTTGACTGCATGGTAACAGAGACCAAG GGGACAGTATTGATAAAGAATGCAGAGGAACTAATGAGCTTCAGCAGGGGAGAGGAAGATATGATGGAATCTCAAGTAAAAGCCATTGCAGATGCTGGTGCCACTGTGGTGGTAACAGGGGGCAAAGTGGCTGATATGGCTCTTCACTATGCCAATAAGTACCAACTGATGGTAGTCAG GATGAACTCCAAATGGGATTTAAGAAGGTTATGCAAAACAGTGGGTGCCGTGGCGCTTCCCAGACTG acaCCACCTACTCCAGAAGAGATGGGACATTGTGATAGTGTTTACCTGACAGAAGTTGGTGACACGCAAGTGGTGGTCTTCAAGCATG aaAAAGAGGAAGGTGCAATTTCCACACTTGTAATCCGCGGCTCTACAAATAATTTAATGGATGACATTGAAAGGGCAGTTGATGATGGAGTAAACACATTCAAAGTTCTTGTAAGG gACAAGCGTCTTGTTCCTGGTGCTGGTGCAACTGAGATTGAACTGGCTAAGCACATTACTTCTTATGGAGAG TCTTGCCCAGGTCTTGAACAATATGCTATCAAGAAATTTGCAGAGGCTTTTGAAGCCATTCCGCGTGCTCTTGCAGAGAACTCTGGTGTCAAGGGCAATGAACTTATCTCCAAACTGTATGCTGTCCATCAAGAAGGGAACAAAAATATTGGATTTGATATTGAG GGTGAAGGTGCAGCTGTGATAGACATGCTGGAAGCTGGTATCTTAGACCCATACCTTGTGAAACACTGGGGAATCAAACTGGCCACAAATTCTGCTGTCACGGTACTTCGAGTTGATCAG ATTATTATGGCTAAGCCAGCAGGTGGACCCAAAGCCCCTAAACAACAAGGACACTGGGATAAAGACAGTTGGGAGGATGAACCTGATAAATTTGACAgccattattaa